One Spinacia oleracea cultivar Varoflay chromosome 4, BTI_SOV_V1, whole genome shotgun sequence DNA segment encodes these proteins:
- the LOC130459371 gene encoding uncharacterized protein isoform X2: MGLCFVPEAGRKYAMEAVNTSWRSYKCRFKKNYFYAYATDELRWENKPDTISVPQFQDLLNYWKCEKVEEESKTNSENRLLLNDMHTMGRKGFAILRHELQEQDPDKQEPSQEKVYKESRKRVTGRTYLTNPEKIQENIVKIDALESTQDGEGGTNSKDLISEVIQGPKSKSKSRVPLYGKGMTKSDLKKKGKKSGFLIPEEFLQSMKTKLVHQLAPHVVSMIVSQLQEANPEINIVIPDFVTLSTPKDAASAPRVSEQNGQSGGTSRTINQEHGELNGEEM; this comes from the exons ATGGGATTATGTTTTG TTCCTGAAGCCGGAAGAAAATATGCAATGGAGGCTGTCAATACAAGTTGGCGTAGTTATAAATGCAGATTTAAGAAGAATTATTTCTACGCATATGCCACTGATGAGTTAAGATGGGAGAATAAACCAGACACTATTTCAGTACCTCAGTTTCAAGACCTCTTGAATTACTGGAAATGTGAAAAAGTTGAG GAAGAAAGTAAGACCAACAGTGAAAATCGTTTGTTGTTAAATGATATGCACACGATGGGCCGTAAGGGGTTTGCAATTTTACGTCATGAATTG CAAGAGCAGGACCCGGATAAGCAAGAACCTTCTCAAGAAAAGGTCTAcaaagaatcaaggaaaagagtTACAGGGAGAACATACCTTACCAACCCTGAGAAAATCCAAGAGAATATT GTAAAAATAGATGCTTTAGAGTCCACCCAAGACGGAGAAGGAGGGACCAACTCCAAAGACCTTATCTCTGAAGTGATACAAGGTCccaaaagcaaaagcaaaagccgCGTACCACTTTACGGAAAAGGTATGACAAAGAGTGACTTgaagaaaaagggaaaaaaatcagGATTCTTGATTCCGGAAGAGTTCTTGCAGAGTATGAAAACAAAGTTGGTGCATCAACTTGCACCCCACGTTGTGTCTATGATTGTATCTCAACTTCAAGAAGCTAATCCCGAGATAAATATAGTTATTCCTGATTTTGTGACTCTATCGACTCCAAAGGATGCTGCCAGTGCGCCGCGTGTCAGTGAGCAAAATGGGCAGTCTGGTGGGACAAGTAGGACAATTAACCAG GAGCATGGTGAGCTAAATGGAGAAGAAATGTAG
- the LOC110785289 gene encoding protein UNUSUAL FLORAL ORGANS, giving the protein METFNVIPFPYNYGITNVPTFSPPFQPYNYTSLTNTSFTDFPTAAPPPPITTPTIITTSSWMDSRLWSRLPQPLVDRILAFLPVPDFFRARSVCKRWYGLLYSNSFLQLYLHVSPRQHWFIFFTHKTPNTTNIYRNNNLDDGEGEGEGEGEGGGIVSSSRAYLFDPYEVKWYTISFPIIPLGFSPATSSGGLVCWVSDEPGLKNLYLHNPVVGSVTQLPPTRRPRLFPSVGLSVTPSSVDLILAGDDMISPYAVKNLTAETFHIDSNGFYSVWDTTSPLPRLCSLESGQMVHSHGRSYCMNYSPFSVLAYDVSSNAWWKIQAPMRRFLRSPCLVESNGNIILVAAVEKSKLNVPRSLRMWILQGCGTQWAEIERMPQQLYAHFEQLEEGRGFHCVGSGHFIIIMIKALINKGLLFDIHTKRWIWMPSCPRNANLSGEINVNSDANFQGFAYQPTLAAPATALVHQLATSSLSAF; this is encoded by the coding sequence ATGGAAACTTTCAATGTTATCCCGTTTCCTTACAATTATGGCATAACAAATGTTCCTACATTCAGCCCTCCTTTTCAGCCTTACAATTACACAAGTTTGACAAATACTAGTTTTACTGATTTCCCAACTGCTGCTCCTCCTCCTCCTATCACTACTCCTACCATCATCACCACCTCTTCGTGGATGGATAGTAGGTTATGGAGTCGCCTTCCACAACCACTCGTGGATCGTATCCTGGCCTTCCTTCCCGTACCGGACTTCTTCCGGGCACGGTCTGTCTGCAAGAGGTGGTATGGTCTCTTATACTCCAACTCTTTCCTTCAACTTTACCTCCATGTCTCCCCTCGACAGCATTGGTTCATCTTTTTCACCCACAAAACACCTAACACAACCAACATTTATCGAAACAACAACCTTGATGatggagaaggagaaggagaaggagaaggagaaggaggaggTATTGTATCATCATCTAGAGCTTATCTATTTGACCCGTACGAGGTGAAATGGTACACAATCTCCTTCCCTATTATACCATTAGGGTTTTCGCCTGCTACCTCCTCTGGTGGTTTGGTTTGCTGGGTATCTGATGAACCAGGATTAAAAAACCTCTACCTCCACAACCCAGTAGTAGGGTCAGTGACCCAACTACCGCCCACTCGCCGGCCTCGTCTTTTCCCTTCAGTAGGACTGTCTGTTACTCCATCATCTGTTGATCTGATTCTTGCAGGGGACGACATGATCTCCCCTTACGCTGTCAAAAATCTTACCGCTGAGACCTTCCACATCGACTCTAACGGTTTCTATTCCGTGTGGGACACTACTTCCCCCCTCCCAAGGCTTTGCAGCCTTGAGTCAGGTCAGATGGTTCATTCTCATGGCAGATCCTACTGCATGAACTACAGCCCCTTCAGTGTCTTAGCCTATGACGTTTCCTCCAACGCTTGGTGGAAGATCCAAGCTCCCATGAGAAGGTTCTTGAGGTCCCCATGTCTTGTTGAGAGCAACGGGAACATCATCCTAGTTGCCGCTGtcgaaaagagcaagcttaacgTCCCCCGGAGCCTCAGGATGTGGATCCTACAAGGTTGTGGGACCCAGTGGGCTGAGATCGAAAGGATGCCGCAGCAGCTCTATGCTCACTTTGAACAACTGGAAGAGGGAAGAGGGTTTCATTGTGTTGGAAGTGGTCACTTTATTATAATTATGATTAAGGCTCTCATTAACAAGGGATTATTGTTTGATATTCACACAAAAAGGTGGATTTGGATGCCGTCTTGTCCACGCAACGCCAACTTATCAGGTGAGATTAACGTTAATTCTGATGCTAATTTCCAAGGGTTTGCTTATCAACCAACGTTGGCTGCTCCTGCTACTGCATTAGTTCACCAATTAGCTACCTCTTCTCTTTCAGCTTTTTAA
- the LOC130459371 gene encoding uncharacterized protein isoform X1: protein MGLCFVYEKYIVPEAGRKYAMEAVNTSWRSYKCRFKKNYFYAYATDELRWENKPDTISVPQFQDLLNYWKCEKVEEESKTNSENRLLLNDMHTMGRKGFAILRHELQEQDPDKQEPSQEKVYKESRKRVTGRTYLTNPEKIQENIVKIDALESTQDGEGGTNSKDLISEVIQGPKSKSKSRVPLYGKGMTKSDLKKKGKKSGFLIPEEFLQSMKTKLVHQLAPHVVSMIVSQLQEANPEINIVIPDFVTLSTPKDAASAPRVSEQNGQSGGTSRTINQEHGELNGEEM, encoded by the exons ATGGGATTATGTTTTG TATATGAAAAATATATAGTTCCTGAAGCCGGAAGAAAATATGCAATGGAGGCTGTCAATACAAGTTGGCGTAGTTATAAATGCAGATTTAAGAAGAATTATTTCTACGCATATGCCACTGATGAGTTAAGATGGGAGAATAAACCAGACACTATTTCAGTACCTCAGTTTCAAGACCTCTTGAATTACTGGAAATGTGAAAAAGTTGAG GAAGAAAGTAAGACCAACAGTGAAAATCGTTTGTTGTTAAATGATATGCACACGATGGGCCGTAAGGGGTTTGCAATTTTACGTCATGAATTG CAAGAGCAGGACCCGGATAAGCAAGAACCTTCTCAAGAAAAGGTCTAcaaagaatcaaggaaaagagtTACAGGGAGAACATACCTTACCAACCCTGAGAAAATCCAAGAGAATATT GTAAAAATAGATGCTTTAGAGTCCACCCAAGACGGAGAAGGAGGGACCAACTCCAAAGACCTTATCTCTGAAGTGATACAAGGTCccaaaagcaaaagcaaaagccgCGTACCACTTTACGGAAAAGGTATGACAAAGAGTGACTTgaagaaaaagggaaaaaaatcagGATTCTTGATTCCGGAAGAGTTCTTGCAGAGTATGAAAACAAAGTTGGTGCATCAACTTGCACCCCACGTTGTGTCTATGATTGTATCTCAACTTCAAGAAGCTAATCCCGAGATAAATATAGTTATTCCTGATTTTGTGACTCTATCGACTCCAAAGGATGCTGCCAGTGCGCCGCGTGTCAGTGAGCAAAATGGGCAGTCTGGTGGGACAAGTAGGACAATTAACCAG GAGCATGGTGAGCTAAATGGAGAAGAAATGTAG